A portion of the Acidimicrobiia bacterium genome contains these proteins:
- a CDS encoding LOG family protein, with the protein MSRTHVSVFGSSQSQPGEPDYENAVTLGGLLAGRGHTVINGGYGGLMEAVSVGAARAGGEVIGVTAPTVFPGRSGANGYLTSERPAPDLVTRIGAMLAMSDAAIALPGSLGTLTELVVTWNLNFVASFSGRTPIPLITVGAPWSELVPLLTDRVSTNGNLVTCVDTVEDAVAQLDAQMP; encoded by the coding sequence ATGTCCCGTACTCACGTCAGCGTGTTCGGGTCGTCCCAGTCGCAGCCGGGCGAACCTGATTACGAGAACGCCGTCACCCTCGGTGGGCTTCTCGCCGGGCGCGGCCACACGGTCATCAACGGCGGTTACGGCGGCCTCATGGAGGCGGTTTCGGTGGGAGCCGCCCGAGCCGGGGGCGAAGTGATCGGCGTAACCGCACCGACCGTGTTCCCCGGGAGATCGGGAGCGAATGGCTATCTGACCTCCGAGCGGCCGGCCCCCGACCTAGTGACCCGGATCGGCGCAATGCTCGCCATGTCTGATGCCGCGATCGCGCTGCCGGGATCCCTCGGGACACTGACCGAGCTCGTCGTGACATGGAACCTGAACTTCGTGGCGTCTTTCTCCGGAAGGACCCCGATCCCGCTCATCACAGTCGGCGCACCGTGGTCGGAACTCGTTCCGCTGCTCACCGACCGGGTCTCGACCAATGGGAATCTCGTTACTTGTGTCGACACCGTCGAAGATGCGGTAGCTCAACTCGATGCGCAGATGCCATAG
- a CDS encoding metallopeptidase TldD-related protein: MRRLLELCEEVVERVPAGIEAQANIRVTRKALTRFANSFIHQNVAEDSAVLTLDLADGGRTARTATTLTDHASIERLVAAALAAVALNPVDEYWTGFAPPGQVPAVDHYDPATAAADPGERAAVVADFIGAGGGLSAAGFCDTTEEILAVANHLGFRFEGAATSAVLDGIHQTPTSAGKAHRASRSLAALDGAAVGAEAAGIARAAVGAVDVDPGSYEVVLRPNCVATIGAFVGLYAFGGKAASEGRTQVVVGEPQFDPKVSVRDDVTDPAALGLPVDWEGNPKLPVDLIVDGVSRGFVHDRRTAAQMKVTSTGHDWEFSTWFGPAPTNLFIGGGDRSEREMIASIERGLLVTEFNYCRILDPTTLYVTGLTRNGTFLIEEGKVTRPVSNLRFTESFFETLREGNVLAIGNDPRLADSEYGPRMVHAPTMHLAAWNFTGGARG; encoded by the coding sequence ATGAGGCGTCTTCTCGAGCTCTGCGAGGAGGTCGTCGAACGGGTGCCTGCGGGTATCGAAGCGCAGGCAAACATCCGGGTGACCCGCAAAGCACTCACCCGGTTCGCCAACTCGTTCATTCACCAGAACGTTGCGGAGGACAGCGCAGTTCTGACGCTCGATCTCGCCGACGGCGGGAGAACCGCCCGGACCGCCACGACCCTCACCGACCATGCCTCGATCGAGCGGTTGGTGGCGGCGGCGCTCGCTGCCGTGGCGCTGAATCCCGTCGATGAGTACTGGACCGGGTTTGCTCCGCCGGGCCAAGTCCCGGCGGTCGATCATTACGATCCGGCAACCGCGGCGGCCGACCCCGGGGAGCGGGCGGCGGTCGTGGCGGACTTCATCGGAGCCGGCGGCGGACTCTCCGCGGCCGGGTTCTGCGATACGACCGAAGAAATTCTGGCGGTTGCGAATCACCTCGGCTTTCGCTTCGAGGGTGCGGCCACGTCGGCTGTCCTCGACGGCATCCACCAGACTCCGACCTCGGCGGGTAAGGCGCACCGCGCCTCCAGGTCGCTCGCCGCACTCGACGGCGCCGCGGTTGGGGCGGAGGCAGCCGGGATCGCTCGGGCTGCGGTAGGTGCCGTCGACGTCGACCCGGGTTCCTATGAGGTGGTACTTCGCCCCAACTGTGTCGCCACAATCGGGGCGTTTGTCGGGTTGTACGCCTTCGGCGGGAAAGCGGCGTCTGAAGGGAGGACGCAGGTGGTGGTTGGGGAACCACAGTTTGATCCGAAGGTGTCGGTGCGCGACGACGTCACCGATCCGGCCGCGCTTGGCCTTCCGGTCGACTGGGAAGGGAACCCGAAGCTGCCGGTCGACCTCATCGTCGATGGAGTGAGCCGTGGGTTCGTGCACGATCGCCGCACGGCTGCCCAGATGAAGGTGACCTCGACCGGGCACGACTGGGAGTTCTCGACCTGGTTCGGACCGGCACCCACGAACCTGTTCATCGGGGGCGGCGACCGATCCGAACGGGAGATGATCGCCTCGATTGAGCGAGGATTGCTGGTTACCGAGTTCAACTACTGCCGCATTCTCGACCCGACGACCCTCTACGTGACCGGTTTGACCCGCAACGGAACTTTCCTCATCGAGGAGGGAAAGGTGACCCGACCGGTATCGAACCTGCGGTTCACAGAGTCCTTCTTCGAGACTCTGCGTGAGGGAAACGTTCTGGCGATAGGCAACGACCCGCGCCTGGCCGATTCGGAGTACGGGCCGAGAATGGTGCACGCGCCCACGATGCACCTGGCTGCCTGGAACTTCACAGGAGGAGCCAGGGGATAA
- a CDS encoding TldD/PmbA family protein yields MAAVEGALAAGATYADARTVVTRHQRLDAADGHISRISEDEKAGVGVRALIGSSWGFFAVNDFEQSRAAGERAAAIAAASARVPGQALPLADVPVVEASYATPVEVDPFSVAVSEKADLLVDLTAQMMAGEGISRTSGKLEFWDTSKWFVSSQGHRISQHIVESGGGMDALAIGEAESQARSYPQSFGQYETGGYEVIRKWNLPGHTARVAEEAAALLKADRCPSAVTDVILDGSQLALQIHESVGHATELDRILGWEAAFAGTSFLDLAQLGKLRYGSQLMNINADATIPGALATFGFDDEGTPAQRVPIVSEGIWVGVLSGRDTASIAGLPPGGMVRADGHARIPMVRMTNVGLEPGPHSLEEIVADTREGILMETNRSWSIDDRRLNFQFGCEIGWEVKDGRIGRMLRNPTYTGITPQFWGSLDRLAGGDEWIHWGTPNCGKGQPAQVGHTGHSAAPARFHEVRVGVLG; encoded by the coding sequence ATGGCGGCCGTCGAAGGGGCCCTGGCGGCGGGTGCAACCTATGCCGATGCGCGGACGGTAGTGACCCGTCATCAACGACTCGATGCGGCGGACGGGCACATCAGCCGAATCAGCGAGGATGAGAAGGCCGGTGTCGGCGTGCGAGCACTGATCGGCTCCTCGTGGGGCTTCTTCGCCGTCAACGACTTCGAGCAATCCCGCGCCGCCGGGGAGCGGGCGGCGGCCATCGCCGCCGCGTCTGCTCGGGTCCCCGGACAAGCACTGCCGCTGGCCGATGTTCCGGTGGTTGAAGCGTCGTATGCGACTCCCGTCGAAGTCGACCCGTTCTCGGTTGCGGTAAGCGAGAAAGCGGATCTGCTCGTCGACCTGACGGCTCAAATGATGGCCGGCGAGGGGATCTCACGAACGAGCGGGAAGCTCGAATTCTGGGATACGAGCAAGTGGTTTGTGTCTTCACAAGGTCACCGGATCAGTCAGCACATCGTTGAGTCCGGAGGCGGGATGGACGCACTCGCTATCGGCGAGGCAGAGTCGCAAGCCCGCTCGTATCCACAGTCGTTTGGACAGTATGAGACGGGCGGATATGAGGTGATCCGCAAGTGGAACCTGCCGGGCCATACGGCGAGGGTCGCCGAGGAAGCCGCCGCGCTACTGAAGGCCGATCGATGTCCGTCGGCCGTCACCGACGTAATCCTGGACGGCAGTCAACTGGCCCTCCAGATTCATGAGTCGGTCGGTCATGCGACCGAACTCGATCGCATCCTGGGGTGGGAGGCTGCCTTCGCCGGGACGTCTTTCCTCGACCTCGCCCAACTCGGCAAACTTCGCTACGGATCGCAACTCATGAACATCAATGCCGACGCCACGATTCCCGGCGCCCTCGCAACGTTTGGTTTCGACGACGAGGGAACTCCCGCTCAACGCGTTCCGATCGTCTCCGAAGGGATCTGGGTTGGGGTCCTCTCCGGGCGGGATACCGCCTCCATTGCCGGCCTTCCGCCGGGTGGGATGGTACGAGCAGATGGACATGCGCGGATCCCCATGGTCCGTATGACGAATGTCGGTTTGGAGCCGGGCCCGCACTCTCTCGAAGAGATCGTCGCCGATACGAGGGAGGGGATCCTGATGGAGACCAATCGATCCTGGTCGATCGATGATCGACGGTTGAACTTCCAGTTCGGTTGCGAAATTGGCTGGGAAGTCAAAGACGGCCGGATTGGGAGGATGCTCAGAAACCCGACCTACACCGGAATCACGCCTCAATTCTGGGGCTCGCTCGATCGCTTGGCCGGTGGCGACGAGTGGATCCACTGGGGGACGCCCAACTGCGGAAAGGGCCAACCGGCTCAGGTTGGACATACCGGGCACAGTGCTGCACCGGCCCGTTTTCACGAAGTACGGGTGGGGGTGTTGGGATGA